CTGAAAATTGGATTACCACCCGCACAACCCAAAGCCCGACCTTGGAAGTTCTTTTAACCTTGATTTCTCCCTCCGATTTTCTTTCTCACCGTGTATTCCGCTGTATAAAGAGCATCGGCGAGCGTCAGCGACTCACTGTATCTTGCGCGCTCGAGATCCCTTGGTCGTCGACCTCCGTCTCTCTTTTCTTACCCACGAAACAAATTTTACCCCACCAAAATCGCTTTGAAGCGACGTTTGCTACATCGCCACAACAATGTCGGACAAGCTCACCCGGTACGTCAATGCGATCGGCACGAAGCACATAAACaatgcagaggaagaagaagaagaggcgcTGACATGCAATCAACAGTatcgccatcgtcaacagcgACAAGGTCCGTCATTAGCATGAtcaccagcatcagcatcaccatTGCCCCGCCAAACATTTTCTGACCCCTCCTTTTAGTGTCGCCCTCGAAAATGTCGACAAGAGTGCAAAAAGTCTTGCCCCGTCGTTCGCAGCGGAAAACTCTGTATTGAGGTCCAGCCCGACTCTAAGCTGGCATTCATCTCCGAGTCCCTCTGTATCGGTTGCGGTATCTGCCCCAAGAAGTGCCCTTTTGacgccatcaccatcatcaattTGCCCACCAACCTCGAAAGCCAGGTCACCCACCGATATGGACCCAACAGTTTCAAGCTGCACCGTCTGCCCATGCCCCGACCCGGCCAGGTTCTTGGTTTGGTCGGAACAAACGGTATTGGAAAGAGTACCGCTCTGAAGATTCTTAGTGGAAAGCTCAAGCCCAACTTGGGCCGACACGACAACCCTCCTGATTGGGAGGACGTTATCAAGCACTTTCGCGGTTCCGAGCTTCAGAGTATGTAGCTGCCTCAAACCTGGGAGGAACCGAGTTGTTACTGACTTGTAACCAGACTActtcaccaagcttctcgaaGATGACCTCAAGGCAGTTGTCAAGCCTCAGTACGTCGACCAGATCCCCAGGGCGGTCAGGGGCCCCAACAAGAGTGTCCGCTTCCTTATCGAGAGTCGTGCCTCGCTTGGAAACATGGAGCAGGTTGCCAATGTTCTCGAGCTGAACCACATCATGGACCGAGATATCAACCACCTTTCTGGTGGTGAGCTTCAGCGTTTCGCTATCGGAACCGTTGCCGTCCAGAATTCTGACATCTACATGTTTGACGAACCAAGTTCATACCTTGATGTCAAGCAGCGTCTGAGTGCTGCTCTGATCATTCGCTCCCTCCTCCGTGACAACGACTATGTCATTGTTGTCGAGCACGATCTGTCTGTTTTGGATTACCTCTCTGACTATATCTGTGTTCTGTACGGAAAGCCCGCCGTCTATGGTGTTGTCACCCTCCCGCACTCCGTCCGTGAAGGtatcaacatcttccttGACGGTCACATCCCGACTGAGAACTTGCGATTCCGCGACGAGTCTTTGACTTTCCGTATTGCGGAGACTACCGATGATTTCGCTATCGACAAATCTCGTGCCTTTACCTACCCTAAGATGGAGAAGACTCTCggcagcttcaagctcaacatcgAGGCTGGTGACTTCACCGATTCCGAGATCATCGTCATGATGGGTGAGAACGGTACTGGAAAGACCACATTCTGCCGCCTCTTGGCTGGAGCCCTCAAGCCTGATAGTCAGAAAAGCGTCCCTGAGATGCGAATCAGCATGAAGCCTCAGACTATCACCCCCAAGTTCGATGGCACTGTCCGCCAGCTtttcttcaagaagatcaagcagTCTTTCCTGTCTCCGCAGTTTCAGACCGACGTCGTTAAGCCTCTCAAGCTCGATGATTTCATTGATCAGGAAGTCAAGAACCTTTCTGGTGGTGAACTGCAGCGTGTTGCCATCGTCCTTGCCCTGGGTATCCCTGCAGACATTTATCTGATCGATGAGCCGTCGGCCTATCTCGACTCTGAGCAGCGTATCATTGCCTCACGAGTCATCAAGCGATTCATCATGCATTCCAAGAAGACTGCTTTCATTGTTGAGCACGatttcatcatggccacGTACCTTGCCGACCGTGTCATTGTATTCGACGGACAGCCTGGTATTGATGCTCATGCCAACAAGCCCGAATCTCTCCTTACCGGCTGCAACACCTTCTTGAAGAACCTCGACGTCACTTTCCGTCGCGATCCCACCAACTACCGCCCCCGTATCAATAAGAGTGGATCTCAGCTCGACCAAGAGCAGAAGATGAGCGGCAATTTCGTAAGTTCAAACGCTGTAGTCGCACAAGATGATTATTCACTAACATGTTTTTGCagttcttcttggaggaGACCCCTGATAAGAGCTAAAGGCGTCCATAACGAGATTTTCCCTTCTCTCGATGGTGCATCTCACGGCGTTTGGGGCGTTCAAAATGGAAATGGGCAAAAGCAGCGAGTCTTGGGAATAGATGATGACCGCAGCGTCAGCGAGGATGACGACCCAGATGAATAACGACGGTGACGGCAGAGTGTCTCCTCTTGTCTGGTCCTACGAAGCCTTCGTTTTTATCTGGTTTTCTGTCTTGACGGGTACTCGAGGTGTTTGGAATTCTCGGGAACTTCTCTGTCAAAGGCAAATGGCTTGCTTCGTAGATTGAGGGACAATTGATATATTAGGATCTCTGCCGTCCACGGTTTCCCACCTCGCGGGAAACAATTGACATTGTTAGAACGGCCGTTAGTTAGTCTTGAAATAGTTTCAATTACACAGACATTGGATCGTATAGCAAAAGCTATGAATTAAAACATTAAAACGAGGTCAATCATCCTTACTATTTCTAATTCTTGTACACGCCCATCTGGAGGATTGACTACTATCTCAACAAATTCACAAACAATAAACCTAGACTAAGATAAGAAGCGGGAAAGACACATACTGGTCAAAAGACTGCTTCTGGAAGCAATATACTCGCCATGTCTCCACCGTTGTGGTACTGGGCGGCCGTGGCGACAAGGGGCCGCAAGCCTGTACTCATGTGTCATCTCGCCGGACGGACCTTGTCAGGGGTTTTGACAATGCCAGTACGTACTGAGAAAGAGTGCAACCAAATGCTTTAACCATAGCTTTCGACATACGGTTCCAGTTTCTAATCCTCCTCAATCTCGCCCTCTTCGCTGCCGGAGTGAACATCCTTGGTTGTAGGTGGAGGGGTTTTCTTACGAGGACGTTCTTCAGCACGAGGCGGTGTACGCTCTCGAGACCGTTCCCTCTTAGTTCTCTAGTTCATGTTATCAGTTATGCTTTCTCCAGTGTAATTGAGGGTGGCTTTATATTCGTACCTTAGCATCGCGCGAATCACGACGAGTGTattcgtcttcatcgtctggACGACGACGTCGAGAGCCGGATGGACGCTCATCCCCATAGTTAAGTTCGTCGTGTGATCCCCGGTCGGTGCGACGGCGATACAGTCTCTCGCGttcatcttctcgatctcgTCTTTCGCGATCGTAGTAGCTGTCATCATCACGGCGTGAGCGAGAAGGACGATCGTAATCTCTTTCCCGCTCGCGATCACGGTCTCTTTCTCGCTCACGACGAGGTGGTGGTGACAAACGGCTTCTATCTGCACCCAGAAGACCCTCGGCCATGGTGGATTTACGGTGATTACGCTCCCGCTCAGCGATAGCCTTGCGTCGGTCCGCTTCGTAGGCATCGGGCTCCGGACTGCGACTTCGTCGAGAACCACGTCCACCACTACGATGAGATCGCTCACCTCTAGATCGTTCCCGCTCACGGCGATGCATGTCTCTTTCGCTAGACATACGATCACGTCGCCTATAGCTTCGATCcgcttcatcttccttctctcgCAGCCGGCGAATGTGCTTGTCAAAAGCATTGTGTCGTGCATCTTCGGATGTAACGGCCTGGAACTCGTCTGATTTCAAAAGTCGAGATCGTACCTTGTCATATGTATCACTCAAGGTGATAGGGGGCTCCATGCGCTTCATGTAAGCACGTAAATCGTCAATAGCTCTGCGTTGTTGGCGTTCCGACTGTCGATCGTCATCTCCTCGCTTCGAAGAGCGTTTTTCGCGAAGCTGATAAGTTGTCAGCACAGAGACACAACTCAACATCAATTAGGTCAACTTACTCGATcgaagatgagcttgagaataTCAGGTTCAATGTTAGCAGTCCGTCGATCATCCTTCATGATGGAGAGGAACTCTTCAAAATCGCTCGTAGGCGTAAGATCAAACCGCTTGTCCTGCAAATTGTTACCAACCAATTACCAAAGCTTCATCAGGAGCAACAACTTACTTCGAGAACATCCAAGACATCGTTCCTCGGTCCACGCAGCCCACgttcctcctcttcaatAACATCCCAGAAAAGCTCTTGAGGGGTCGAGCCACTTTGGCCTACGGCGTCGGTATAGCGATTGTCATTCTCAATGAGAGGAACGATCTGACTCCATTTGGTTCCGGCATTAATTTTTCCATTGCGGCGAAGTTCAGTAAGGAGGGACTTGAAAGCGTCACGAGCCTTGCGCTCTTTTCTGAACTTTCggttcttctcctcctgctTTGTGTCGTTGAACCTGCGCTCCAGGGCCTTCATATGGTTTTGGAAAGCAGTCAAAATGTCAAACTTGGTAAGAGCCTGGTACTTTTCGTCATTCTGGAAAGGCGGGGTAGATGAAATGATACCTTGAGCATCAGCCCATCGAGTGTATGGCTCCAAGTTGAGCTTGGGAAGCAAATCGATGAGGCCATCCATAGCGTTCTTCCTAAGAGTCGTCTGCTGCTCAGCGTGTGCCTTCTTCAGGCTGATGATGTACTCTTCAAAGAGCTGCCGACGCTCACTCTCATTGTTGGTAGAACGGAAGATGGTCTCGCCTTCAATAATCGGACGTGCGGTCTTCCAACGGGTGTAATGGGTGATCTCAGGGTGCCTTTTCAGCATAGTCTCGAAGTCAGCGCGGAGTTTAGCCAATCTTTCCTTGGCTCGCTCCTTGTCCTGGACAACAACATCCTGACAATACTTATCGAAAGCAGCCTTACGATCCTTAGGATCCTTGATGGCACGAAATTGCGGGTCTCGCGCAGTTGCTCGAATGGTTTGTTCCCAAGTCCAGTCCGGCTGGACTCCGCTTCGTCGAAGAAGCTTAGCAAaggcagcctcagcctcttcagtGGTGGCGTATTCGGGATCGTTCGTCGCGGGTACAAAAGCCTGGACTTTGGGGTCGTTTCCATACGTGATCTGACGAGACTCAGGATAAGTGTCGCGTTGATCGCGATATTGGTCGTATGGTGCTTGGTTGTAGCCGCCTGCGCTGGCGGGAGGCGTGTAGGGGGTTGCAGAAGCAGGGGTCGCGGGCTTGCTTGTTGTGCCGAGGGCGGTCTTGTAGACATCGGGCATCTCCCAGGAGCTCTGTTTCGTCTCAGTATTATACCAATACTTTCGGCCTCCCTCCGCAGTGTATTCCTTCCATGGCTGGTTCGCGAGAGCGCGCTGTGGCTTGTTAGCAATAACGTACACATCAATGACGGGCACTGGATACCGACCTCAGCTGAGCTCATCATTTCCTCGGGCTTCGTCCATTGCGTGGCTTTAGTAGTCGGATTGTAATAGTATGCTCTTCCATCCGGCGTATGGTGCTCCTGCCAAGCTGTAACAGGCTGGCCATAAGGAGAGCCGAAGCCGTTCATCTTGAAAGTACTGTCACCTGGTGCAGCTTATGTACGCGACACAAATCGCCCGCTTCAAAGTAGTGGCGGGATTCCAGGTCGTGATAAAATGATGGCGATGTGGTGAGAAGGATCAGCCAACACGGAGGTAAAGGTAGAGATGGTCGATTTCGGCAGCACTAACTTTTTGCGCACAGACCATTTCCCGTCGCGACAGCCAAATGCGTGATTACCTAAGGCATTGATATCTATCAGAGGGACCACGTCGCTTAGGGGCATGACCTGCATTCCGACTTACACGGGTAATCTAACAAATCAATGATAGTTAAAAAGACGAGATCCTTCAAGCGCGCGACTTGAAAGACCCAATTCTACTCAGGTTATCAGTTTTCTTCATAACAGGCTCGGTTGAATTCTCTGACTGAAATGTCAGGCTCTGGCAATACCACCGACAGGGAATCTATACCCACGGAGGCTACTCAACATGAGCCTGAATCTCTCACTCAACTCAAAAGAAGCCTATTTATTACCGACCCTACGACTGAGTTTGCTGAGCAGTCACACTTGTCGTATCTTATACCAGAGAATACGGATTTAGATTTGGAAGCAGCTTTTAAGGATGTCGAACCTGGGAAGTCAATACTTGATTCAATCAAACGCAGGGATACATTATTCTTCGGTAAGCAACGCACAATCTCTCGCGTCACTCTGTTGCTCACAATCCCCAGATGAGACGGTAAATGTTCTTTTACTTCTCAAAAGCCCCTGGAAAGATGAAGCATCACTCCGCACTCACCTCAATCGGCTAGTGATATCAGTCGAAGCCCAGATCGTCAACAGCAAAACCCATGGCAAGGAGAATTCTACAACGGATACCATCTTCTCCGGTACAGTCCCAGATATTGATGATcctttcatcatcgtcgacggggggaaggaggaggaggaggaggaggaagaagaagaagaggacagTAACGATAGTGAAGAAAGTGGTGATGATGCCAACTTAGACCAAAGCGTTTTTGCTGTATGGAAGTTACCCGTCTTTTTGAGTCGACCTCGTGCACGAATCTCAGCAccagccatcatcttcaccgcATCCGCGAGCATGAAACCTGAGGTTTCAACTGACCTCATTGGAAAGGGGAGTGGTTACCTTCAGAGCGGTGTGCCCTCTGGCTTTAACCTGCTCGAGTCTTTCGGAAGTGATGCTGCACTCGGCGGAGTGAAGCCTCGGTTGTCTGCACTGCGAGTATCAAGAGTTACACCCGTTACGCGCTCACAAGATGTGACGAAGCATATACGAGCTCTGCCTCAGGTTCAGCACAAGATCTTCCCTGTCGTCCACACGAGAATCCGGTTTTCAAGACCGACTACAGCACCGACCAGCTCAGCCGTGATCGCACTGCTTGAAGTTGACTTTACATCTCATTTCGAATGCGAGGTATCATTAGATCAAATCGAACTTTCAATTCTCGACGCTACTGTCGAAAACCTCAACAATGACGCGGGTATGCAGCTACCTCTTACCTGCGTGTCTCACGATCATATTACGTTCCTCTATCGCATTGCTCCCCGTCAGCACGACGTTACAGTCAAAAACCCCATGCGGGAACTGGACATTCAAATCTCCGCTACTGCTCAGGTTATACCGGGCCGCTGCACGCCCAGTATGAACATGTCATGGTCAACTCAGCTTGACTTTACTCTCCCAGTCAATCCTGGCTATGGATCGGCAACTGCTGGAACTGGCATTGTCCGTGCCCATAGACCATCTCAACTTTCTATCACAGGCCAAGCAGTAAACCCCCTGGTATCGCCATCTATCATTCGTCCAGACGCCCTGCCCACTCTCGAGGCTGCCACATCCAACACAGACGCTTCCATTACAGAACTTGGCATAACCATGACCTTCACTGGCCCCTCTGAACCTGTCTACCCGGGGCAGGTCTTTTCTTGGACCGTCTATATCGTCAACCGTAccacagaaaagaactctGCGCCTCCCCGCAAACTTGCCCTCGTTGCTATTCCCAAGCGCCGGCGAGGCGAAGTTCGTATGACACGGCCTCCCTCAGTGGGTGGTCGACGACATGGTGAAAAAGACGTTGCCGATGCGGTCACGGACGAAAACGTACTCCACGCATTACAGAAGAACTCGTCTGTCGAGTCAACTGATGTTGTTTGCTTAAGCGCTGATACCCGTGTCGGTCCTCTTGCCCCAGGAGCTTGTCACGTAGTCGAGCTTCAATTTCTCGCGCTACAAGAAGGCGTTGTGGGCCTCGAGGCCATGCGAGTTGTTGATCTAGGGTCACAGGAGCATGTCGATATCAGAGATTTGCCAACTATGTTGGTAGAGCCAGCAGCGGCATAAGGTCTTTTCATTCCATCCAAATGCATTCATGTTGAGCTATCATATTACCTGTATCGTGTGTCGTATCTCTAATATCATTGCCGATAcaatatttcttataatgTTCCCAGCGCCTTCTAACAATGCTGAAACTCCTGCTGCAATGATGCATGCCCCTCATAAAAACACCGCTAAATGTTCCGATAAGTAACTCATAACAGGTCATCTAGGTCGTCATCCCATCCTAATTTCTCATATATCGACACCGACTTAGCAGGCATGGGCTTAGCCGCCTGGTTCTCCATATCTATGTTCTTTGTTTTCATACCCTTAACGGGCGTTGCCAAAAGCTCGTCGTTACGAGAAAAAGTGAAACTGACCTTTCTTTTTCGATTCGTGACCCCACCCGGGTTGAACAGGTCGGCAGCGGACATAGTTAGTCGTTCTAGAGACGGCGATGAAGGCGGGAATGGCAAAACGTCTTCATCGTTCCTAGGCCGACGAATGAAACTCGATCCGGCCTTTGTAGGCGTGCTGCCAATCCTCTCAATGTCAGGAGTTGGACTCTGACGGAAGCCATCCCGCTGTGCTCCTCGGAGACCAGTAGAGGGAACCATAGAGGGAAGGCTTGAAGGAGGAATGACATCTTCAGTGCTCATAATGGGTGTATCTGTCACATGTGGTTTCGCAAATACATCTCTGAAACGTGTGTTTGCTGGCGTTGCCTTCACAACGGATACGCCTAGAGAGCTTCTGCCTGGTTTTCTCACTTCTGAGAGTTGATGTTAGCCAGAAATACTCGCAAGGTTTGCTACTTGAATACATACTCTTGGCTGAAGAGCCCACTGTTGCTCGCCGCTCAGCCGCTTC
This genomic stretch from Fusarium oxysporum f. sp. lycopersici 4287 chromosome 5, whole genome shotgun sequence harbors:
- a CDS encoding translation initiation factor RLI1, with the translated sequence MSDKLTRIAIVNSDKCRPRKCRQECKKSCPVVRSGKLCIEVQPDSKLAFISESLCIGCGICPKKCPFDAITIINLPTNLESQVTHRYGPNSFKLHRLPMPRPGQVLGLVGTNGIGKSTALKILSGKLKPNLGRHDNPPDWEDVIKHFRGSELQNYFTKLLEDDLKAVVKPQYVDQIPRAVRGPNKSVRFLIESRASLGNMEQVANVLELNHIMDRDINHLSGGELQRFAIGTVAVQNSDIYMFDEPSSYLDVKQRLSAALIIRSLLRDNDYVIVVEHDLSVLDYLSDYICVLYGKPAVYGVVTLPHSVREGINIFLDGHIPTENLRFRDESLTFRIAETTDDFAIDKSRAFTYPKMEKTLGSFKLNIEAGDFTDSEIIVMMGENGTGKTTFCRLLAGALKPDSQKSVPEMRISMKPQTITPKFDGTVRQLFFKKIKQSFLSPQFQTDVVKPLKLDDFIDQEVKNLSGGELQRVAIVLALGIPADIYLIDEPSAYLDSEQRIIASRVIKRFIMHSKKTAFIVEHDFIMATYLADRVIVFDGQPGIDAHANKPESLLTGCNTFLKNLDVTFRRDPTNYRPRINKSGSQLDQEQKMSGNFFFLEETPDKS
- a CDS encoding translation initiation factor RLI1; the encoded protein is MSDKLTRIAIVNSDKCRPRKCRQECKKSCPVVRSGKLCIEVQPDSKLAFISESLCIGCGICPKKCPFDAITIINLPTNLESQVTHRYGPNSFKLHRLPMPRPGQVLGLVGTNGIGKSTALKILSGKLKPNLGRHDNPPDWEDVIKHFRGSELQNYFTKLLEDDLKAVVKPQYVDQIPRAVRGPNKSVRFLIESRASLGNMEQVANVLELNHIMDRDINHLSGGELQRFAIGTVAVQNSDIYMFDEPSSYLDVKQRLSAALIIRSLLRDNDYVIVVEHDLSVLDYLSDYICVLYGKPAVYGVVTLPHSVREGINIFLDGHIPTENLRFRDESLTFRIAETTDDFAIDKSRAFTYPKMEKTLGSFKLNIEAGDFTDSEIIVMMGENGTGKTTFCRLLAGALKPDSQKSVPEMRISMKPQTITPKFDGTVRQLFFKKIKQSFLSPQFQTDVVKPLKLDDFIDQEVKNLSGGELQRVAIVLALGIPADIYLIDEPSAYLDSEQRIIASRVIKRFIMHSKKTAFIVEHDFIMATYLADRVIVFDGQPGIDAHANKPESLLTGCNTFLKNLDVTFRRDPTNYRPRINKSGSQLDQEQKMSGNFVSSNAVVAQDDYSLTCFCSSSWRRPLIRAKGVHNEIFPSLDGASHGVWGVQNGNGQKQRVLGIDDDRSVSEDDDPDE
- a CDS encoding translation initiation factor RLI1; translated protein: MPRPGQVLGLVGTNGIGKSTALKILSGKLKPNLGRHDNPPDWEDVIKHFRGSELQNYFTKLLEDDLKAVVKPQYVDQIPRAVRGPNKSVRFLIESRASLGNMEQVANVLELNHIMDRDINHLSGGELQRFAIGTVAVQNSDIYMFDEPSSYLDVKQRLSAALIIRSLLRDNDYVIVVEHDLSVLDYLSDYICVLYGKPAVYGVVTLPHSVREGINIFLDGHIPTENLRFRDESLTFRIAETTDDFAIDKSRAFTYPKMEKTLGSFKLNIEAGDFTDSEIIVMMGENGTGKTTFCRLLAGALKPDSQKSVPEMRISMKPQTITPKFDGTVRQLFFKKIKQSFLSPQFQTDVVKPLKLDDFIDQEVKNLSGGELQRVAIVLALGIPADIYLIDEPSAYLDSEQRIIASRVIKRFIMHSKKTAFIVEHDFIMATYLADRVIVFDGQPGIDAHANKPESLLTGCNTFLKNLDVTFRRDPTNYRPRINKSGSQLDQEQKMSGNFFFLEETPDKS
- a CDS encoding translation initiation factor RLI1, whose translation is MPRPGQVLGLVGTNGIGKSTALKILSGKLKPNLGRHDNPPDWEDVIKHFRGSELQNYFTKLLEDDLKAVVKPQYVDQIPRAVRGPNKSVRFLIESRASLGNMEQVANVLELNHIMDRDINHLSGGELQRFAIGTVAVQNSDIYMFDEPSSYLDVKQRLSAALIIRSLLRDNDYVIVVEHDLSVLDYLSDYICVLYGKPAVYGVVTLPHSVREGINIFLDGHIPTENLRFRDESLTFRIAETTDDFAIDKSRAFTYPKMEKTLGSFKLNIEAGDFTDSEIIVMMGENGTGKTTFCRLLAGALKPDSQKSVPEMRISMKPQTITPKFDGTVRQLFFKKIKQSFLSPQFQTDVVKPLKLDDFIDQEVKNLSGGELQRVAIVLALGIPADIYLIDEPSAYLDSEQRIIASRVIKRFIMHSKKTAFIVEHDFIMATYLADRVIVFDGQPGIDAHANKPESLLTGCNTFLKNLDVTFRRDPTNYRPRINKSGSQLDQEQKMSGNFVSSNAVVAQDDYSLTCFCSSSWRRPLIRAKGVHNEIFPSLDGASHGVWGVQNGNGQKQRVLGIDDDRSVSEDDDPDE